CTGAAGGTGATCGCGGAGGGCATCGAGTCGCAGAACCAGTACGATTTCCTGAACAGAATCGGCTGCGATGAGGCACAGGGCTTCTTGTTCTGTCGTCCGATCAGAGGCGCCGAAGTGGAGAGCTTCATCGGCCAACAGGGCGATACGTCTGGGAAGAGGATGCCGATCCGGCTGTCCAGCTGAAAATGGCGTTGCGGGGATGTCGTTCGGGGATTCAGACAGGCGCGCCACTGATCGCGGCGCGCCTGTCCGTGGGCCGGTTACTTGCTCACTTCGACCTCGTACCACGGCGTGGGATTGATCGGGCAGCGGTAGCGGAAGCCGTTCTCGCCGACGGTGACGCGCGCGGTGCGGGTCTGTCCCGGCTCGAGCGGGAACCGCTCCAGGAACTCCTGCGTTTTGGCGTCCTGCAACCAGAAACCGACGAGCTTGTCGGCCTTGTTGCTGACCACGAACTCGTAGACGCCGGGCTTGAGATCGACCAGTGTCTCCTTGGCCGAGAAATAGCCGTTGTACTCGTCGAGATGGATGGTAGTGACGCCGTCCTTGGTCGTCGGCGCTGCGGCGCCGGCAATGCCGGTCGCGAAGGCGAGGACCACCAGGGCCCGGGTAAGGATCTGCTTCAGTGACATGGGATGACTCCTGTTCGGTTGGGTTGGAGGGTGTCCGGTCGGTACCGGACGGAACCCATGCTAGAGCGCGTGGCGTGGACGATATATGCCGCACACGCTGGAATTCATGTTCAATCGTCCAAGGGAGTGTCTGACGTGGATGTCCTCAGCGACCTGCTCCGTCTGTTGCGGTTGCGCGCCAATGTGTTCTTTCATGCGAGCGTCTGCGGCGCCTGGTCGGTGGATTCATCCGGCGAGCACAAGGCGACCTTCCACCTGATTGCCCGGGGCGCCTGCTGGCTGCACCTGCCCGGACGCGATCCGCAGCCGCTGCGGAGTGGCGATCTGCTGGTGTTTCCCCGCGACGCCGTGCATGTCATCAGTTCCAGCCCCGTGCAGGTGAACCTGTCGCCGCACAGCGGTCTCGTCTCCACCGGCGGAGAGGGTCCTGCCACCAGCCTGGTGTGCGGCTATTTCGAGTTCGAAACTCCGCTGGTCAATCCGATTCTCGCCGCGCTGCCCGATGTGGTGCATATCCGCAGCGAGGACTCCGCGCGCATCGGCTGGCTCGATCAGCTCATCCGCTACATCGCGGCGGAGTCCGAAAGCGGGGAGGCCGGCGCAGATGTCGTCGTCGATCGCCTGGCCGATGTATTGTTCATCCAGGTGGTGAGATCGTACATGCGCGAGCATGCCGGGGCTGCCGGCGTGCTGTCGGCGCTTTCCGACCGTAAAATCGCCCGCGCACTGCAACGACTGCACGATGCGCCCGGTTCGGCCTGGACGGTAGACAAGCTCGCCGACACGGCCGCGATGTCGCGCGCCGCCTTCGCGAAGCGGTTCCAGGAACTCATGGGCATGGCTCCGATGACGTATGTCACCCACTGGCGCATGCAATGCGCGTTTGAGCAATTACGTGTCAGCGAACAGTCGGTCGCGGCGATCGCCGAGCAGTGCGGCTATCAGTCAGAGGCCGCTTTCCGCAAGGCCTTCAAACAGCACATGGGCTATGGGCCCGGTGCGGTACGTCGCCGCGGTGGCGGGTAACCCGGGTGATCCGTCGCGTCATCGCGATCTACGACGGGGGACTCGATGCGGATACGTTCAGGAATTTCGATGTCCACTCCGCACTGATGGGTACCGATCACAAACCGTCCGTGCGCATACGGCCAGTTATGTTCGCGCGCGAGCCCGTCCAACTGCACCAGGATCCGTTGCAGGGCAATGCCCATCGCGGACCGGCGCCCGTAGTCGAGCCCCAGGTGTCGCCAATGAGTCACCACCTGATCCTGAACCGCTGTACCGATGGTCACGAAGTGCTCGATGAGCGTGCCTCGGAGTCCGTCCCTGCCGAGTTCTCGGACCAGAAACTCCATGGAGGCCTTATCGCCACGAATGTGCTCCGGTACCAGGGCGGTCAACGCCTCCGGCAGGAAGGCGTGCAGCGGTTCACCGTTGCAGTGCCCATGGATAAGGTCCTCGTCGACAATCTGCCGGAAATCCACGCGCGGATCGGCACCGGTCCGCGACGCCAGCTGCATCAGTGCCATAGCCTCGTTACGGTGCCCACCGATTCCGAATCCGCACAGATAGTGATCGAGGATGTCGTGCACGAGCACAGAGGTGGGTATCCGCGTGCCGTGTTCGGCAGTCGCGGCAATGACACAGGGTTCGCCGATGGACACGTCCAGCTTCCAGCCGCGCGCGCCGAAGCCGTCCTGCCATTCGCGCTGGTACGTGACGGGCACTGAGATATGGGCTTCTGACATATCGTGTGTCTTCAGAACGTGATGATGCATCTCTCGCTCACTGCGATTTCGAGAATTCGACAATCCTCTCGAAGGGCAGGTGATCACCCTCATCCTTTCCGTAATAAGCCTCGCGGATGATGCCTTGACGGTCCACCAGAAAGTCCGCCGGCATCGTCGTCATGCTGCCTTTGATCTTGAGCGGGACATAGCCTTTGGCGAACATGCCATACATCAGTTTTGGCATGCGGAAAATCATGCCTCTCATCACGCCCCAGAAGGAATGCTGGATGTCGTAGAGTTTGTAGTAGGCATTGTTCGTATCCGCCAGGACCGGGAACGGCGAATGATGCTTGTCGGCATGCTCGCGCAAGTTGTCCAGCGGAGAGTCGAACACGGCGACCACCGTGAACCCGTTATGGAATTGCGAAAACTTCGTCACCAGTTCATGCATGCGCAGGTTGCAGAACGGGCAGGAGGCGAAGCGGAAAAACGACAGCATGTACGGTCTGCCTTTCAGACTATCCAGGTCGAACTGCGTCCCGTCGATGGCCGGCAGTCGAATGGATGTCACTTTGTCACCCGGTTTGCGTTTCATGGCTCATTCCCCGCGAGGATGCTGGGTGTCATCAGCGTGACTCAAATGGTAGCCGGCGCCTGCCAGGCGCGTCCCGCGAAGGCGGCGTCCAGTTCGGTTCCGGTCAGGTGATTGGTATAGTTGGACAGGGTCTTCTGGCCCACTCCCAGTACCACATCTAGGACATTCGCCGGCGTGTAGCCGGATGCGACGAAGGCATCGATGTCGTCGTCGGAAAGCCACCCGCGTGCCTCTACCAGCCTGGCCGTAAATTGTCGCAACGCTTCCAGCCTGGCATCGGTAATCGGCGTGTCGTCGCGGATCGCATCGGTCACGGCCGCAGGCACTCCGCCCATGTCGGCCAGGACACTGTGTGCGCCCACGCAATATGCACAACCGTTCACCCGGCTTACGGTCAGCAGGACCACCTGCTGTTCAACAGCTGTCAGGCCGGACTTGGAGAACAGTTCGGCGATCTGAAAATAGGCCTGTAACAGGGCAGGGGCCTCCGCCATTTTGGCGTACAGATTCGGGATCATCCCGTATTTCTTCCTGGCGCCGTCGAGCAGCGGGCGAGCCTCGGCCGGGGCGGTGTCCTGGGTGTGGTAGGGAAATTTCTGCATGAGGGATATCCTTGTGATGGATCAGATGAACAGGTTGACGTCGGCGGTCTGGGCAATCGGCAGGAAACTGGCGGCGCCGACCCAATCCGCGATCTCCGGAATGAAGTCGTCCTTGCTCATACCGAACAGATCGACGGTCATCTGGCAGGCGACGAGCTTCACGTCCGCGTCGACACACAACGAACGCAACTCCGCGATATCTGCCACGCCTTTATTGCGCATGGTCTTCTTCATCAGACTTGTCGCGGCAGCCTGGAAACCCGGCGTCGACATCAGCAGGGTCGGGACGTGGATCTCCTGGCTCTTCAACCACTCGGGTCCGAACGGCAGCTTCATGGGCATCGCGGGATTGCCCATCGGTGTGACCTGGAGATCGAGTTCCTTCTTGAGAAGACTGAGTCCGTAGAAGGTGAAGAAGACCGAGACCTGCCAACCCAAGGCTGCGGCGGTCGAGGCGAGAATGAACGGCGGGTAGGCCATGTCCAGGGTTCCCTTGGTGGCGATCAGCGTCATGCTGGGAACGTGGTTGGCTGCGCGCTCGGCCATCTTTTCTTCGAATCGACGGTCGAACCAGGCGTTGAGATCGGCGTTTCCACTGCCCATTGGCAACTGAGTTGCGTTTGCGGTCATGTGCCTTCTCCTAATGTGGATGGGTGTCAGTTCTTGCGGATGACGAAGGTGTATTGGCCTTGCTGCTCGTTGGTGCTGACGAGGGTGTTGCCGGTCTGCTTGCAGAACGAATCAATGTCTTTCACCGAACCGGGATCGGTGGCGAGCACTTCCAAGGTGTCGCCGTTCGCCAGACCGTTCAGGGCCTTTCGGGTGCGCAGGATGGGCAGCGGGCAGTTCAGGTTGCGGGCGTCCAGGGTGCTGTGACTCATGTGGCTGTCTCATCTGTCTCAACAAGTAGACCGGTCGGTCTAGTTTCAGGGCAAAAAAACTCAGTTGGCCACCGGCGGGATCCGGATACTCGCGAAGGCCGGGCCCAGCCGGCGGATCACGTTTGGGTCATTGGCGGTTTTGGCCATCATCAGCACACCCTCGATGTAGGCCAGCATGGCCTGGGCGGTGGCGGGGATATCGACCTCACCGACTTCGCCCGCAGCCATGGCTTCCGTCAGCACGTTCTCGAAACGGGCCTGGATGCCGGCAAATACCGCCTCCAGCTTGTGGCGAATCAACTCGTCCCGTGTGGCCAGTTCCAGGGCAAGATTGCCGAACGGACAGCCCAGGAGGCGGCCTGCGGTGGCGGCCGTTCCTCGCTGGAATTCGTACAGGTTGTCCACGAAGCGCTGCAATCTGTTCAGGGGCGTCAGATCGCGGGCGAAGGCGGGAATCAGCACCCGATCCTCCATCACGACCCGCAAGTCGTCGATGATGGCCAGGCTAAGTTCCTGCTTGCTTGGAAAAAAATGATAGAAACTGCCTTTCTTCACCGCGGCGCGCTCGCAAATCTCGGCTACGCCCACGTCCGCATAGCTGCGGCTGTAGATCAGGTCGCGTGCGCTCGCGATGATACGCTGGCGAGTGTCATGTTCATCGATCATGGGCAAAGCCTAGTTGACCGAGCGGTCAATTGCAAGCCCACTGGTACGAGACGTTCTGGGGGCACCCTCGGTATACGCCTATCGAGCCTTGCATCGGAATGTGCCGCTGAAACTAGTTGAGCGCCTTGTCCGCACGCAACCGGTCGACGGCGAGGTCGACGAAGCTGCGCACCTTCGCTGATCCGTGCCGCCCTTCGCGGTGAATGACATGCACCGGGAGGTCGGGTCCCTCGTAGTCGCCGAGGACGGTTTTCAATTCGCCCGAGGCGAGTTGCGGTGCCACCTGGTAAGAGAGCAGGCGCGTCAGCCCATAGCCCTGGCGCGCAGCTTCCAGTGGCCCGTCGTTGGTGTTCACGAAGATGCGTGGCTGCACGCGCACCGACAGTTTCTCATCGGCCGACTCGAAGACCCAATCGTTCGTCGGCGCGATCCCGCTCGATGCGACGAGACGGTGCTTGGCCAATTCATCCGGGGTCTGCGGAATGCCGTGTTTTTCGAGATAGGCAGGCGCGCCGACCACGACCCGGCGCACGCGTCCGACCCGGATGGCGCGCAGTGACGAATCGGGCAGCGGACCGATACGCACACCGACGTCCATGCCCTCATCGATGAAGTTCACGACGCGATCGACGAACAGTGCCGACACCGTCGTTTGCTCGAATAATGACTGATACTCGGTGATGATCGGCATCACGTACAGCTTGCCGAACAGCACAGGTGCCGTGATCGCCAGCTGTCCGCGCGGCGTTGCGTTGATACCCGCGGCAGCGGCGTCAGCTTCTTCCAGCTCGACCAGGACGCGGCGTGCATCCTCGAGATAGCGCGCACCGGCTTCGGTCACGCGCACGACGCGTGTGGTACGGGTGAGTAACCGTACCCCCAGCCGCTCTTCCAGGGCCACCACGGCACGCGTCACGGCGGGCGGTGACAGCTTCAGGCGCCGGGCCCCGCCGGCAAAACTCCCGGTTTCGGCAACCGCGACAAACACGTTCATCAGGTGGAAGCGGTCCATGATAATTCCGTCTAATGGAATAATGAATTGCATTATACGGGTATTCTTGCGCCAAAGCATCTCTGGCAGAGTGGCGACCGTCGTCATACCGCGACGCCTCAACCCGTCATTACGCACAGGAGAAACACCATGGCCCGCATCAACGTCGTCACCCACGAAACCGCCAACGCCGAACAGAAGGCCCTTTACGACGCGATCCAGTCGCAACTCGGCATGGTCCCGAACTTCCTCAAGGTGTTCGCCAACTCGCCGGCAGCGCTGAAGGCCTTCCTCGGCCTGTACGGGGTCGGCAACGGCGGCCACCTCGACCCGCAGACCGGCGAACGCATCGCCCTTGCGCTCGCCCAGCAGAACGCCTGCGAATACTGCCTGTCGGCGCACACCGCGATCGGTCGCAAGGTCGGCCTCAACGGTGCCGAGATCGATGCCAACCGTGCCGGCACCAGTCAGGACGCCAGGGCAGCCGCCGCCGTGCGGTTCGCCCGCGCCCTCGTCGAACACACTGGCGACATCACCAATGCCGAACTGGCCGATGTGCGTAACGCCGGCTACTGCGATGCGGAGATCGTCGAGATCATCACCCACGTCGGCATGAACATCCTGACCAACATCCTTGGCCGGGCCAGCCGCATCGACATCGACTTCCCGAAGATCGATCTGAAACTCGCCGTCTGAGATCGAGGTCATGGCGGAAGGGGGCGACCCCTTCCGCCCGACTTCAACCGGACGAACAGGAGGGCCCTTCCATGACCAGTGCCTTCATGGACATTGCATTCACCGCGAACGTCAAGGCCATTCAGGAACGGATGGGGAGTCGCGGTGCCTATAGCCAACATGAGCAGGGGCCGGTGCAGCCGCCCGAACTCGGTCCGTCCGAAATCGGCTTCATCAAGGGGAGCAATAGCTTCTACCAGGGCACGGTGAGTGAAACCGGCTGGCCGTATGTGCAGCATCGCGGCGGTCCGGCCGGCTTCCTCAAGGTGCTCGATGCGCGCACGATCGGCTATGCCGACTTCACCGGAAACCGTCAATACATCTCGGTGGGCAATCTGGCCGGCGATGACCGCGTCTGCCTGTTCCTGATGGACTACCCGAACCAGGCCCGCCTGAAGATCCTCGGCCGTGCGCGGGTGATCGACGAGGACAGCGATCCCGAACTGCTGGCGCGTCTCGACAATCCCGAGTACCGGGCACGTGTCGAACGCGGCATCGTGATCCGCATCGAGGGCTTCGACTGGAACTGCCCGAAGTACATCACTCCCCGCTATACGAAGGACGAAATCGCGCAACGCATCAAGGAGGCCAGATCGGCGCAAGACGCGCAGCCGCAGGCACCGGCCGAGGAACCGGTCGGCAATGGCGAACTGGCGCTGACGATCACCGGCGTCCGCCAGTTGACCTCGCGCATCCGCGCCTATGAATTCCATGCCGAAGACTGGGGAGACCTGCCGCAGGCCGAGGCCGGTGCCCACCTCGAAGTACCCGTGCGCCTAGCCGACGGGTCCACGGTCACACGCCAGTATTCGCTCATGACGCATCCCGGGTGTCACGATGTGTACGAGATTGCCGTGCTTTGCGAAAGCGACGGCCGTGGCGGTTCGCGGAGGATCCATGAGGCCTGGCGGATCGGCACGCGGCTGCGCGTCGCACCGCCGATCAACCATTTTCCGCTGCATACCGATGCGCGTCCCGCGGTGCTGATCGCCGGCGGCATCGGCATCACGCCGATCAGGGCCATGGCCCAGACGCTGCGCAGCCGCAACGTACCGTTCGAGCTGCATTACACGGGGCGGACGCCTGCGGATATGGCCTACCGAGACCAGCTCGCCGTCGAGCTGACGAGTGACTATTTCACCTATTTCAGCCGTGTTCCGGGTCACCGACGCCTGGATGTGACCGAGGTGCTGCGGCGTGCTGCCGACGATGCGGTGTTCTATGTCTGCGGTCCGATCGCGCTGATCGAAGCCGTGCGCGTTGCCGCAAATCGGCTCGGTATCGCAGCGGAACGCGTGCAGCATGAATCCTTCTACTGATCGCTGCATAAGGAGAGCGTCGCATGATCCGACTCCATGAAACCGCCTT
The sequence above is a segment of the Gammaproteobacteria bacterium genome. Coding sequences within it:
- a CDS encoding AraC family transcriptional regulator; its protein translation is MDVLSDLLRLLRLRANVFFHASVCGAWSVDSSGEHKATFHLIARGACWLHLPGRDPQPLRSGDLLVFPRDAVHVISSSPVQVNLSPHSGLVSTGGEGPATSLVCGYFEFETPLVNPILAALPDVVHIRSEDSARIGWLDQLIRYIAAESESGEAGADVVVDRLADVLFIQVVRSYMREHAGAAGVLSALSDRKIARALQRLHDAPGSAWTVDKLADTAAMSRAAFAKRFQELMGMAPMTYVTHWRMQCAFEQLRVSEQSVAAIAEQCGYQSEAAFRKAFKQHMGYGPGAVRRRGGG
- a CDS encoding AhpC/TSA family protein, encoding MKRKPGDKVTSIRLPAIDGTQFDLDSLKGRPYMLSFFRFASCPFCNLRMHELVTKFSQFHNGFTVVAVFDSPLDNLREHADKHHSPFPVLADTNNAYYKLYDIQHSFWGVMRGMIFRMPKLMYGMFAKGYVPLKIKGSMTTMPADFLVDRQGIIREAYYGKDEGDHLPFERIVEFSKSQ
- a CDS encoding carboxymuconolactone decarboxylase family protein gives rise to the protein MQKFPYHTQDTAPAEARPLLDGARKKYGMIPNLYAKMAEAPALLQAYFQIAELFSKSGLTAVEQQVVLLTVSRVNGCAYCVGAHSVLADMGGVPAAVTDAIRDDTPITDARLEALRQFTARLVEARGWLSDDDIDAFVASGYTPANVLDVVLGVGQKTLSNYTNHLTGTELDAAFAGRAWQAPATI
- a CDS encoding DsrE/DsrF/DrsH-like family protein codes for the protein MTANATQLPMGSGNADLNAWFDRRFEEKMAERAANHVPSMTLIATKGTLDMAYPPFILASTAAALGWQVSVFFTFYGLSLLKKELDLQVTPMGNPAMPMKLPFGPEWLKSQEIHVPTLLMSTPGFQAAATSLMKKTMRNKGVADIAELRSLCVDADVKLVACQMTVDLFGMSKDDFIPEIADWVGAASFLPIAQTADVNLFI
- a CDS encoding sulfurtransferase TusA family protein, whose amino-acid sequence is MSHSTLDARNLNCPLPILRTRKALNGLANGDTLEVLATDPGSVKDIDSFCKQTGNTLVSTNEQQGQYTFVIRKN
- a CDS encoding TetR/AcrR family transcriptional regulator, which codes for MIDEHDTRQRIIASARDLIYSRSYADVGVAEICERAAVKKGSFYHFFPSKQELSLAIIDDLRVVMEDRVLIPAFARDLTPLNRLQRFVDNLYEFQRGTAATAGRLLGCPFGNLALELATRDELIRHKLEAVFAGIQARFENVLTEAMAAGEVGEVDIPATAQAMLAYIEGVLMMAKTANDPNVIRRLGPAFASIRIPPVAN
- a CDS encoding LysR family transcriptional regulator; amino-acid sequence: MDRFHLMNVFVAVAETGSFAGGARRLKLSPPAVTRAVVALEERLGVRLLTRTTRVVRVTEAGARYLEDARRVLVELEEADAAAAGINATPRGQLAITAPVLFGKLYVMPIITEYQSLFEQTTVSALFVDRVVNFIDEGMDVGVRIGPLPDSSLRAIRVGRVRRVVVGAPAYLEKHGIPQTPDELAKHRLVASSGIAPTNDWVFESADEKLSVRVQPRIFVNTNDGPLEAARQGYGLTRLLSYQVAPQLASGELKTVLGDYEGPDLPVHVIHREGRHGSAKVRSFVDLAVDRLRADKALN
- a CDS encoding carboxymuconolactone decarboxylase family protein gives rise to the protein MARINVVTHETANAEQKALYDAIQSQLGMVPNFLKVFANSPAALKAFLGLYGVGNGGHLDPQTGERIALALAQQNACEYCLSAHTAIGRKVGLNGAEIDANRAGTSQDARAAAAVRFARALVEHTGDITNAELADVRNAGYCDAEIVEIITHVGMNILTNILGRASRIDIDFPKIDLKLAV
- a CDS encoding pyridoxamine 5'-phosphate oxidase family protein, with the protein product MTSAFMDIAFTANVKAIQERMGSRGAYSQHEQGPVQPPELGPSEIGFIKGSNSFYQGTVSETGWPYVQHRGGPAGFLKVLDARTIGYADFTGNRQYISVGNLAGDDRVCLFLMDYPNQARLKILGRARVIDEDSDPELLARLDNPEYRARVERGIVIRIEGFDWNCPKYITPRYTKDEIAQRIKEARSAQDAQPQAPAEEPVGNGELALTITGVRQLTSRIRAYEFHAEDWGDLPQAEAGAHLEVPVRLADGSTVTRQYSLMTHPGCHDVYEIAVLCESDGRGGSRRIHEAWRIGTRLRVAPPINHFPLHTDARPAVLIAGGIGITPIRAMAQTLRSRNVPFELHYTGRTPADMAYRDQLAVELTSDYFTYFSRVPGHRRLDVTEVLRRAADDAVFYVCGPIALIEAVRVAANRLGIAAERVQHESFY